The following is a genomic window from Sporosarcina jeotgali.
TAGCTAAATAGCTATGAGTTTTCTCTCGGTCCAGACCAACTAATTGCTGCGGAACCCTAGAAAACATCAGGTTTATTCAATTCAGCTTACTTTAAAAATTGTTCTTTAAAATAGTTCAGCTGGTAATCTAACGTCATGGCATCGTTAAACATAAATGCACTTCCATCCACTTCGATTACATGGCCGTTCTTCACTGCCGGCATTTCTTTATAAAGTTCTGTCTCTTGATAGGAATTATCTTGGTCATTGTATTGACTCACAACCAAGTAGTCTCCAACATAGTCAGGCAATACTTCAGATGAAATCATGTAGTATCCTTCTTTACTAGTCATTTCTTTTACTTTTTCAGGCATTTCCATCCCCATTGCTTGATAAAGTACCTCTGTACCTCTTCCCCAGCTATTTCCAAGAATCCCTATATCCTTATCGTAACTTTCCATTACTGTCACAGTTGAATTTTCGCCGACTTTTGCTTTAATTTCTTTCCCTGCAGTCATTGCACGTTTTTTGAAGTCATCGATCCAGTCTTGAGCTTCTTTTTCTTTGTTTACCAATTTACCAATTTCTAAATGCTGCGTCAAATAATCAACTTTATTATATGTATAGGTAACGGT
Proteins encoded in this region:
- a CDS encoding iron-hydroxamate ABC transporter substrate-binding protein, coding for MKKLLLPFIVMCVLIISACGNSTKNQPAGDSNKKDESETITYQSENGPIEVPAHPKRVVVLTGNAGDLISFGINIVGVDEWSKGSPLFKDQLKDVTTVSDEDLEKIIELKPDLIIRDSDNNNLDRMKKIAPTVTYTYNKVDYLTQHLEIGKLVNKEKEAQDWIDDFKKRAMTAGKEIKAKVGENSTVTVMESYDKDIGILGNSWGRGTEVLYQAMGMEMPEKVKEMTSKEGYYMISSEVLPDYVGDYLVVSQYNDQDNSYQETELYKEMPAVKNGHVIEVDGSAFMFNDAMTLDYQLNYFKEQFLK